The following proteins come from a genomic window of Musa acuminata AAA Group cultivar baxijiao chromosome BXJ1-7, Cavendish_Baxijiao_AAA, whole genome shotgun sequence:
- the LOC135679785 gene encoding monoterpene synthase 8, chloroplastic-like codes for MEEQNATRISNLEKEVVKLIQEEKELEDQLHLIDHLQQLGVAYHFKDDIKDALGSIHGSLEDTSMLLKDNLHATALLFRLLRENGFDVSEALTWVCSFMVPQSNVSMNFVTKDMFSRFKDEKGHLKTCLQHQTKGMLSLYEASYHGKEGEFVLIEAMDFTTKHLKKLMEEGSLEPRFREHVAHALELPLNWRMERIHTRWFVETYQREATMNPLLLELARLDFNLIQSMHKRELKEVSRWWTDLGLAQRLPFFRDRLMENYFWTVGWAFEPQFWSFREMQTKLLSLITVIDDVYDVYGTLDELELFTNVVDR; via the exons ATGGAGGAGCAGAATGCTACAAGGATAAGTAACTTGGAGAAGGAAGTTGTGAAACTGATACAGGAGGAGAAGGAACTTGAGGACCAGCTTCACCTAATCGATCACCTACAGCAGCTTGGTGTGGCATATCACTTTAAAGATGATATTAAGGATGCTTTAGGGAGCATTCATGGATCCCTGGAAGACACAAGCATGCTGCTGAAGGACAATCTCCATGCAACAGCACTTCTCTTCAGGCTTCTCAGAGAAAATGGTTTCGATGTTTCTGAAG CCTTAACTTGGGTTTGTTCGTTCATGGTGCCGCAATCTAACGTCTCGATGAACTTTGTGACTAAAGATATGTTCAGCAGATTCAAAGATGAGAAGGGCCACCTCAAAACTTGCCTCCAGCATCAGACTAAAGGAATGCTGAGCTTATATGAAGCTTCCTACCATGGAAAGGAGGGGGAGTTTGTACTGATCGAAGCCATGGACTTCACGACAAAGCACCTCAAGAAGCTCATGGAAGAGGGATCACTTGAGCCTCGTTTCAGGGAACATGTGGCCCACGCGTTGGAGCTTCCACTGAATTGGAGGATGGAAAGGATACACACAAGGTGGTTCGTAGAAACATACCAAAGGGAAGCCACCATGAACCCTCTTCTACTTGAATTGGCTAGGCTGGACTTCAATCTGATCCAGAGCATGCATAAGAGAGAACTCAAAGAAGTGTCGAG ATGGTGGACCGATCTCGGTCTTGCACAGAGGTTGCCATTCTTCAGAGACAGGTTGATGGAGAACTACTTCTGGACAGTTGGTTGGGCCTTTGAACCACAATTTTGGAGCTTTAGGGAGATGCAAACGAAGCTACTTAGCTTAATAACTGTAATCGACGATGTTTACGATGTCTATGGTACCTTGGACGAACTCGAGCTTTTCACTAATGTTGTTGATAGGTGA
- the LOC135679784 gene encoding monoterpene synthase 8, chloroplastic-like, translating to MDEQNAARISNLEKEVVKLIQEEKELEDQLHLIDHLQQLGVAYHFKDDIKDALGSIHGSLEDTSKLLKDNLHATAFLFRILRENGFDVSEDMFSRFKDEKGHLKTCLQHQTKGMLSLYEASYLGKEGEFVLIEAMDFTTKHLKKLMEEGSLEPRFREHVAHALELPLNWRMERIHTRWFIETCQREATMNPLLLELAKLNFNMIQSMHKRELKEVSR from the exons ATGGATGAGCAGAATGCTGCAAGGATAAGTAACTTGGAGAAGGAAGTTGTGAAACTGATACAGGAGGAGAAGGAACTTGAGGACCAGCTTCACCTAATCGATCACCTACAGCAGCTTGGCGTGGCATATCACTTTAAAGATGATATTAAGGATGCTTTAGGGAGCATTCATGGATCCCTGGAAGACACAAGCAAGCTGCTGAAGGACAATCTCCATGCAACAGCATTTCTCTTCAGGATTCTCAGAGAAAATGGTTTCGATGTTTCTGAAG ATATGTTCAGCAGATTCAAAGATGAGAAGGGCCACCTCAAAACTTGCCTCCAGCATCAGACTAAAGGAATGCTGAGCTTATATGAAGCTTCCTACCTTGGAAAGGAGGGGGAGTTTGTACTGATCGAAGCCATGGACTTCACGACAAAGCACCTCAAGAAGCTCATGGAAGAGGGATCACTTGAGCCTCGTTTCAGGGAACATGTGGCCCACGCCTTGGAGCTTCCATTGAATTGGAGGATGGAAAGGATACACACCAGGTGGTTCATAGAAACATGCCAAAGGGAAGCCACCATGAACCCTCTTCTACTTGAATTGGCTAAGCTGAACTTCAATATGATCCAGAGCATGCATAAGAGAGAACTCAAAGAAGTGTCGAGGTAA
- the LOC135679783 gene encoding monoterpene synthase 8, chloroplastic-like: protein MAVNHASLHASDAAGNLFYGDQPITNQPYGLMTTYSHSQMEEQNATRISNLEKEVVKLIQEEKKLEDQLHLIDHLQQLGVAYHFKDNIKDVLGSIHGSLEDTSMLLKDNLHATALLFRLLRENGFDVSEDMFSRFKDEKGHLKTCLQLQTKGMLSLYEASYLGKEGEFVLIEAMDFTTKHLKKLMEEGSLEPRFREHVAHALELPLNWRMERIHTRWFIETYQSEATMNPLLLELAKLDFNLIQSMHKRELKEVSRWWTDLGLAQRLPFSRDRLMENYLWTVGWAFEPQFWSFREMQTKLVSLISVIDDVYDVYGTLDELELFTNVVDRWDVNAIDKLPGYMKLCFLVVFNMASDAGYRVMKEKGLDIIPYLKRAWADVCKSYLVEARWYHHGSTPKLGEYLDNAWTSVSSPLLLTHAYCMSEDLTAEALPNICKYQDFVRRSSMLYRLYNDLATSKAEVSRGDAPKSIQCYKHEKSVSEDVAREKLRELIRVNWRALNGDRTSSSPLEEYLKRVAINIPRMAQFLYEHGDGYGTPDGETKNQIVLLFIQPIEL from the exons ATGGCCGTCAACCATGCCTCCCTCCACGCATCAGATGCAGCGGGCAACCTCTTTTACGGAGATCAGCCAATTACCAACCAACCTTATGGACTGATGACTACATACAGTCACTCACAA ATGGAGGAGCAGAATGCTACAAGGATAAGTAACTTGGAGAAGGAAGTTGTGAAACTGATacaggaggagaagaaacttgagGACCAGCTTCACCTAATCGATCACCTACAGCAGCTTGGTGTGGCATATCACTTTAAAGATAATATTAAGGATGTTTTAGGGAGCATTCATGGATCCCTGGAAGACACAAGCATGCTGCTGAAGGACAATCTCCATGCAACAGCACTTCTCTTCAGGCTTCTCAGAGAAAATGGTTTCGATGTTTCTGAAG ATATGTTCAGCAGATTCAAAGATGAGAAGGGCCACCTCAAAACTTGCCTCCAGCTTCAGACTAAAGGAATGCTGAGCTTATATGAAGCTTCCTACCTTGGAAAGGAAGGGGAGTTTGTACTGATCGAAGCCATGGACTTCACGACAAAGCACCTCAAGAAGCTCATGGAAGAGGGATCACTTGAGCCTCGTTTCAGGGAACATGTGGCCCACGCGTTGGAGCTTCCACTGAATTGGAGGATGGAAAGGATACACACCAGGTGGTTCATAGAAACATACCAAAGTGAAGCCACCATGAACCCTCTTCTACTTGAATTGGCTAAGCTGGACTTCAATCTGATCCAGAGCATGCATAAGAGAGAACTCAAAGAAGTGTCGAG ATGGTGGACCGATCTCGGTCTTGCACAGAGGTTGCCATTCTCCAGAGACAGGTTGATGGAGAACTACTTGTGGACAGTTGGTTGGGCCTTTGAACCACAATTTTGGAGCTTTAGGGAGATGCAAACGAAGCTAGTTAGCTTAATATCTGTTATCGACGATGTTTACGATGTCTATGGTACCTTGGACGAACTCGAGCTTTTCACTAATGTTGTTGATAG ATGGGACGTAAATGCAATCGACAAGCTTCCAGGGTACATGAAGTTGTGTTTTCTTGTAGTCTTCAACATGGCAAGCGATGCAGGATATAGAGTCATGAAGGAGAAAGGCTTGGACATAATACCCTACCTTAAGAGAGCC TGGGCAGATGTTTGCAAATCATACTTGGTGGAAGCGAGGTGGTACCACCATGGAAGTACACCCAAGCTTGGTGAGTATCTGGACAACGCATGGACATCGGTATCAAGCCCTTTGCTTCTGACTCATGCTTATTGCATGAGCGAAGATTTAACTGCAGAGGCATTACCAAACATCTGCAAATACCAAGATTTTGTGCGACGATCGTCCATGCTTTATAGGCTTTACAATGATTTGGCCACCTCGAAG GCTGAGGTCTCGAGAGGCGATGCGCCGAAATCTATCCAGTGCTACAAGCATGAGAAAAGCGTGTCAGAGGATGTAGCACGTGAGAAGTTGAGAGAATTGATCAGGGTCAATTGGAGAGCACTAAATGGAGATCGTACTTCGTCTTCTCCACTGGAAGAATACTTGAAGAGGGTGGCAATTAACATCCCTCGGATGGCCCAATTCCTGTACGAACATGGAGATGGATACGGCACTCCGGATGGAGAAACCAAGAATCAAATCGTGTTATTGTTCATCCAACCTATCGAGCTCTAG